One part of the Terriglobales bacterium genome encodes these proteins:
- a CDS encoding thioredoxin domain-containing protein — protein MTTQTHATNSLAHASSSYLRSAMHQPIRWFEWGAEAFETATRENKPILLDIGAVWCHWCHVMDRESYDDPGVAQIVNENYVAIKVDRDERPDIDSRYQSAISAMTGQGGWPLTAFLTPDGKPFFGGTYFPPVDGYGRPSFKRVLLTLAQAFKEKRADVDEQAQTVMNMIARSETFAGREQEPVSPQIVDHIVGSAQGMFDSRHGGFGSAPKFPHSSAIDLLLHRYARTGDPDVKEICVKTLEKMARGGIYDQLAGGFHRYSVDERWVVPHFEKMSYDNSELLKNFVHGYQATGNPFFAAVAKDIIRWMDEWLSDRERGGFYASQDADYSMDDDGDYFTWTLDEARAVLTGDELKVAADYYDIGEVGDMHHNHLKNVLFVKSSLEEIAVRNGMQIDRASNLLDSAKQKMYAARLKRPTPYVDKTVYVNWNGLCISAYLQAATVLSLDAARQFALKSLDRILAEGWNPQTGLRHVIAYSDPKAADRKSSGFLDDYTFVGLACLDAYEATGNIRYFESARAIADHLIRNFYDEQAGGFFDAPKSSADAKQLGALTAQRKPFQDSPTPSGNSSAAILLLKLHGFTNDVSYRVRAEKTLGLFAGLAEQVGIFAGTYGIASVWLMRPHTQVVVIGNDQAAQHLYAAAVAPFALNKSLIRVVEVQQLPPALAETVPNIPAVQEGKSVAVVCSNFTCLPPMSGPDQLANTLAEVLSR, from the coding sequence ATGACCACACAGACCCACGCTACCAACTCGCTCGCTCATGCCTCGTCTTCTTATCTCCGCTCTGCCATGCACCAGCCGATTCGCTGGTTCGAATGGGGCGCGGAAGCTTTCGAAACCGCAACGCGAGAGAACAAGCCGATTCTCCTCGACATCGGTGCAGTCTGGTGTCACTGGTGCCATGTCATGGACCGCGAGTCTTACGACGATCCCGGAGTCGCCCAGATCGTCAATGAAAACTACGTCGCGATTAAAGTAGATCGCGACGAACGCCCCGACATCGACAGCCGGTACCAGTCCGCCATCTCGGCGATGACCGGCCAGGGCGGATGGCCTCTAACCGCATTCCTCACGCCCGACGGCAAGCCCTTCTTCGGTGGAACCTACTTTCCGCCAGTTGATGGCTACGGACGGCCCAGCTTTAAGCGCGTGCTGCTCACCCTCGCCCAGGCTTTCAAAGAAAAGCGTGCCGATGTCGACGAGCAGGCCCAGACCGTCATGAACATGATTGCTCGCTCGGAAACGTTCGCCGGACGCGAGCAGGAACCTGTCTCGCCTCAGATCGTGGACCACATCGTTGGTTCCGCCCAGGGCATGTTCGATTCGCGCCACGGAGGCTTCGGTAGCGCTCCCAAATTCCCACACTCCTCCGCAATCGATCTGCTGTTGCATCGATACGCGCGGACTGGCGATCCGGATGTAAAAGAGATTTGCGTCAAGACGCTCGAGAAAATGGCTCGTGGCGGAATCTACGATCAGCTCGCCGGAGGCTTCCACCGGTACTCCGTCGACGAACGCTGGGTCGTTCCGCACTTCGAGAAGATGTCTTACGACAACTCCGAACTGCTGAAAAACTTCGTTCACGGCTACCAGGCAACCGGCAATCCGTTCTTCGCTGCTGTCGCCAAAGACATCATTCGCTGGATGGATGAATGGCTCAGCGACCGGGAGCGTGGCGGCTTCTATGCCTCGCAAGATGCCGACTACTCCATGGACGACGACGGCGACTATTTCACATGGACACTCGACGAAGCTCGCGCCGTCCTCACCGGCGACGAACTGAAGGTCGCCGCCGATTACTACGACATCGGCGAAGTCGGCGACATGCACCACAATCATCTGAAAAACGTGCTCTTTGTGAAGTCGTCGCTTGAAGAAATTGCCGTCCGCAATGGCATGCAAATCGACCGTGCCTCCAATCTGCTCGATTCGGCGAAGCAGAAGATGTACGCTGCGCGCCTGAAGCGCCCAACCCCTTACGTCGACAAAACCGTGTACGTCAACTGGAATGGCCTCTGCATCTCCGCTTACTTGCAAGCCGCCACCGTTCTCAGCCTTGATGCTGCCCGCCAATTCGCTCTCAAGTCGCTTGACCGCATCCTCGCGGAAGGCTGGAACCCGCAGACCGGACTCAGGCACGTGATCGCCTACTCCGATCCGAAGGCCGCCGATCGCAAATCCAGCGGCTTTCTCGACGACTACACATTCGTAGGACTCGCCTGCCTCGACGCCTACGAAGCAACGGGCAACATCCGTTACTTCGAGTCCGCTCGCGCTATTGCCGATCACCTCATCCGGAATTTTTACGATGAGCAGGCTGGCGGCTTCTTCGACGCTCCAAAATCATCCGCCGATGCAAAGCAACTGGGTGCTCTCACCGCCCAACGCAAGCCCTTCCAGGATTCGCCAACTCCCTCCGGCAATAGCTCAGCCGCCATCCTTCTACTGAAACTTCACGGATTCACCAATGATGTCTCTTACCGTGTCAGGGCCGAAAAGACCCTCGGTCTTTTTGCCGGACTGGCAGAACAGGTGGGCATCTTTGCCGGAACCTACGGCATTGCGTCCGTCTGGCTCATGCGTCCTCATACCCAGGTTGTCGTCATCGGCAACGACCAGGCCGCCCAGCATCTCTACGCGGCCGCAGTTGCTCCGTTCGCACTGAACAAGTCGCTAATCCGCGTCGTTGAGGTCCAACAGCTTCCACCCGCGCTTGCCGAAACTGTGCCGAACATCCCCGCAGTGCAGGAAGGGAAGTCTGTTGCCGTCGTGTGCTCCAACTTCACCTGCCTGCCTCCCATGAGTGGCCCAGACCAGCTTGCCAATACGTTGGCCGAGGTTTTATCGAGGTGA
- the dps gene encoding DNA starvation/stationary phase protection protein Dps — translation MPTALQNDKTFKSSIEIPQRSRIIEILNARLADSTDLKTQTKFAHWNVKGPQFFQLHELFDQVAPHFDDYADLLAERAVQLGGVANGTLRQAAAASSISEYDFEAITGTEHVRALVKNIARFAALVREAIDQTDGLGDKDTADIFTEISRQVDKDLWFLEAHVQA, via the coding sequence ATGCCGACAGCACTACAGAACGACAAAACGTTTAAAAGCAGTATCGAAATCCCCCAACGATCCAGGATTATTGAGATCCTGAACGCACGCCTCGCCGATTCCACCGACCTTAAAACCCAGACGAAGTTTGCTCATTGGAACGTCAAGGGCCCGCAGTTTTTTCAGCTTCATGAGTTGTTCGACCAGGTCGCCCCGCACTTTGATGATTATGCCGACCTGCTCGCTGAGCGCGCTGTCCAGTTGGGCGGAGTAGCAAATGGCACTCTCCGTCAGGCCGCGGCTGCCTCTTCCATTTCCGAATACGATTTCGAAGCCATCACCGGAACCGAGCACGTGCGCGCACTGGTAAAGAATATTGCCAGGTTTGCAGCGCTCGTCCGCGAAGCCATCGACCAGACCGACGGCCTCGGCGACAAGGATACCGCCGACATATTCACCGAGATCTCGCGTCAGGTTGACAAGGACCTCTGGTTCCTCGAAGCTCACGTACAGGCATAA
- a CDS encoding heterodisulfide reductase-related iron-sulfur binding cluster: MSTAPTTTETEIPKHSNFTTNDRPTWELYSKCIHCGLCLQQCPTYRVLGLEADSPRGRIYQILQVDEGRLPIQDSFVEHIDRCLGCLGCQTACPSGVSYGHIVERARTEIEANYKRPWLERKIRNYFYGTVLQRNDVLIRGAKLLRFYQRSGLQKLVRTSGVLSLLGLKKLESLAPRVDDDFSFNEFGMVFPAEGENRGHVALLAGCIASVSFAELNRATVRVLCKNGVSVVLPEKQSCCGALHAHAGRLDDARALARKNIDACLDDSIDAIVTNAAGCGGTLKEYDELLKDDPEYAEKAKQFVAKMRDINEYLAEIGPRKPLRPLGKRVTYQDPCHLAHAQKIRTAPRQLLKAIGAEVVEMPNSDICCGSAGVYNVVQNSLSMKLLAAKMDDVQSVDADVIATANVGCMLQLRAGVEQRGMKSRVAHVVELMNEVY; the protein is encoded by the coding sequence CTGAGTACCGCGCCTACGACGACCGAGACAGAAATTCCCAAGCACTCGAATTTCACGACAAACGATCGCCCCACATGGGAGCTGTACTCGAAGTGTATCCACTGCGGATTGTGTTTGCAGCAGTGCCCGACCTATCGCGTGCTCGGATTAGAGGCTGATTCTCCGCGCGGACGCATTTACCAGATCCTGCAAGTGGATGAAGGCCGGCTGCCGATACAGGATTCTTTCGTCGAGCACATTGACCGGTGTCTCGGATGCCTGGGGTGCCAGACGGCGTGTCCGTCGGGCGTTTCGTATGGCCACATCGTTGAACGCGCTCGAACGGAAATTGAAGCAAATTACAAGCGTCCGTGGCTTGAACGGAAGATTCGGAATTATTTCTACGGGACGGTGCTGCAGCGGAACGATGTCCTTATCCGCGGCGCGAAGCTGTTGCGGTTCTACCAGCGTTCAGGATTGCAGAAGCTGGTGCGAACGAGCGGAGTGCTGTCTCTGTTGGGACTGAAGAAGCTGGAGTCGCTCGCGCCGCGAGTGGATGACGACTTCTCGTTCAATGAATTCGGGATGGTGTTTCCGGCGGAAGGTGAAAATCGCGGACATGTAGCGTTGCTGGCCGGATGCATCGCCAGCGTTTCGTTCGCCGAGTTGAACCGGGCGACGGTACGCGTTCTGTGCAAGAACGGCGTTTCGGTGGTGCTGCCGGAAAAACAGAGTTGCTGTGGAGCGTTGCATGCGCACGCAGGAAGACTCGATGATGCGCGGGCACTGGCGCGGAAAAATATCGATGCATGCCTGGATGACAGCATCGATGCAATCGTGACGAACGCGGCGGGATGCGGCGGCACACTGAAGGAATACGACGAACTGTTGAAGGACGATCCGGAATATGCGGAGAAGGCGAAGCAGTTCGTGGCGAAGATGCGCGACATCAATGAATACCTGGCTGAGATTGGACCGCGTAAGCCATTGAGGCCTCTCGGCAAGCGAGTGACGTACCAGGACCCCTGCCACCTCGCACACGCGCAGAAGATCCGCACGGCACCGAGGCAATTGCTGAAGGCAATCGGAGCAGAAGTGGTGGAAATGCCGAACTCCGATATCTGCTGCGGAAGCGCCGGCGTGTACAACGTGGTGCAGAATTCGCTTTCGATGAAACTGTTGGCTGCGAAGATGGACGATGTACAGAGCGTGGATGCGGACGTAATTGCTACGGCAAACGTGGGCTGTATGCTACAGCTACGCGCGGGTGTGGAGCAGCGCGGGATGAAGAGCCGTGTGGCACATGTGGTCGAACTGATGAACGAAGTCTACTGA
- a CDS encoding FAD-binding oxidoreductase, which translates to MSTMATSVRMNELSSIVGEQYVVEAPQKLKDLTIDGVTPAIAVTPGSVEEVAAVLRYAYEHDLNVVPAGGFVHQEIGNIPTAVDLLLRTERLTGIEHYDPGDLTIGVGAGVTISELQSLVRDQGQVFPIDIANADRVTIGGAMAVAASGPHRHFFGGLRDFCLGVRFVTAEGKAAKGGGRVVKNVAGFDLMKLMIGSYGTLAVITSASFKLFPHPVATRTFVCEFASLNEAIEFRDFVMASPLSPICLELLSPKASVGGTWTIAVRAGGSDRVLARYGSELGSAVTAAFDGSPEHTFWDRVEKLGNESPVKVAVSVPPNSGGEVIGTMERLAGENHLELQAWGRIGVGFLLMALNGGMAENYVGCIRELRKSLPRDASTVVMRCPVSLKPEISVWGTSPNNMDAMMAAKRALSPKDNLNRGRFLL; encoded by the coding sequence ATGAGCACGATGGCCACATCAGTGCGAATGAACGAATTGTCGTCGATTGTCGGCGAACAATACGTGGTGGAAGCGCCGCAGAAGCTGAAGGACCTGACGATCGACGGAGTAACGCCAGCAATTGCTGTGACGCCGGGATCGGTGGAAGAAGTCGCGGCGGTGTTGCGGTATGCGTACGAGCACGACTTGAACGTGGTGCCGGCCGGCGGATTCGTTCACCAGGAGATTGGAAACATCCCGACGGCCGTTGACCTACTGCTGCGAACGGAGAGGCTGACAGGGATTGAGCATTACGATCCGGGCGACCTGACGATCGGCGTGGGCGCCGGGGTTACGATCAGCGAGTTGCAGAGCCTGGTCCGCGATCAAGGACAAGTGTTCCCCATCGACATTGCAAACGCGGATCGAGTGACGATTGGCGGCGCCATGGCGGTTGCGGCGAGCGGACCACATCGGCACTTCTTCGGAGGACTGCGCGACTTCTGCCTTGGGGTGAGGTTCGTTACGGCGGAAGGCAAGGCGGCGAAGGGCGGCGGGCGCGTGGTGAAGAATGTCGCCGGCTTTGACCTGATGAAGTTGATGATCGGCAGCTACGGGACACTGGCGGTGATCACGTCGGCGAGTTTCAAGCTCTTCCCTCACCCGGTTGCGACCAGAACGTTCGTATGCGAGTTCGCATCGCTGAATGAAGCCATCGAGTTTCGGGATTTTGTGATGGCGTCTCCTTTGTCACCCATATGCCTGGAATTGCTGTCGCCTAAAGCATCTGTTGGTGGCACATGGACGATTGCGGTACGCGCAGGGGGAAGCGATCGCGTACTCGCGAGGTATGGGTCGGAGCTCGGGTCGGCGGTAACGGCGGCATTTGACGGGTCGCCGGAGCACACGTTCTGGGACCGCGTGGAAAAGCTGGGGAACGAGTCGCCGGTCAAGGTTGCAGTTTCGGTTCCGCCGAACAGCGGTGGAGAGGTAATCGGAACCATGGAGCGCCTGGCAGGTGAGAACCATCTCGAGTTACAGGCCTGGGGACGCATCGGAGTGGGTTTTCTGCTGATGGCATTGAATGGCGGCATGGCCGAGAACTACGTCGGGTGCATTCGCGAACTCCGCAAGAGCTTGCCACGAGATGCGTCGACGGTGGTGATGCGCTGCCCGGTATCGCTGAAACCTGAGATTAGCGTGTGGGGCACGAGTCCCAATAACATGGATGCGATGATGGCGGCCAAGCGCGCGCTTAGTCCGAAGGACAATCTGAATCGCGGGAGGTTCCTACTCTGA
- a CDS encoding FAD-linked oxidase C-terminal domain-containing protein, translated as MSIRAASKELKKLLGKESVLDRPEDLMVYEYDASLAKGTPDLVVLPQSTEHVVAIVKTANKYKIPIVPRGAGTGLSGGSVPRQGGIVVTFSRMGRILEVDVPNRRAVVQPGVVNTELSARVAKNGLYFAPDPSSQRASTIGGNVAENSGGPHTLAQGVTVNHITGLEVVLPSGEVVEFGGKAADSVGFDLTGFFTGSEGLIGIVTKITVRLTRVAESVATLLAIYNTVDDAANTVTAITSAGITPAALEMLDGVTLRAVEDATHAGFPRDSGAVLLIELEGLREAVEEQAESVKAVCERHQARDVRRAKDDAERALLWKGRKTAFASLGRITPAYYSQDVVVPRTKIPEILRFIEGISKKYNQRIGNIFHAGDGNLHPAIMFDLRDPAQVERTHQAGFDICAQCIKMGGTITGEHGVGMEKQALMSLLFTEDDLDVMKRLHDAFNPEGTMNPQKVFPMTRGCREGVVSTVRPPEVVAEVAG; from the coding sequence ATGTCGATTCGCGCTGCCAGCAAAGAACTTAAGAAACTACTGGGCAAAGAGTCTGTACTCGATCGTCCGGAAGACCTGATGGTCTATGAGTACGACGCTTCCCTGGCAAAAGGCACGCCTGACCTGGTGGTGCTTCCCCAATCAACCGAGCATGTGGTCGCCATCGTCAAGACGGCGAACAAGTACAAGATTCCGATTGTTCCACGCGGAGCGGGAACAGGCCTGAGCGGCGGATCGGTGCCGCGGCAGGGCGGAATCGTGGTGACGTTCTCGCGGATGGGGCGCATCCTCGAAGTGGACGTGCCGAACCGGCGTGCGGTGGTACAGCCCGGCGTGGTGAACACGGAGCTTTCGGCGCGGGTCGCAAAGAATGGTTTGTACTTCGCACCGGATCCTTCGAGCCAGAGGGCGTCGACGATCGGCGGAAATGTGGCGGAGAACTCGGGTGGTCCGCACACCCTCGCTCAGGGCGTAACCGTCAATCACATAACCGGGCTGGAAGTGGTGTTGCCTTCCGGCGAAGTGGTGGAGTTCGGCGGCAAGGCCGCAGATTCGGTGGGATTCGACCTGACAGGATTTTTCACGGGGTCAGAAGGACTCATCGGAATCGTTACAAAAATTACGGTACGGTTGACGCGCGTGGCGGAGTCGGTGGCGACGCTGCTGGCGATCTACAACACGGTTGACGACGCTGCGAACACGGTGACGGCCATTACGTCAGCGGGAATCACTCCGGCGGCCCTGGAGATGCTGGATGGCGTGACGTTGCGCGCGGTGGAAGATGCGACTCATGCAGGATTCCCTAGAGATTCGGGTGCGGTGTTGCTGATCGAGTTGGAGGGATTGCGAGAGGCCGTCGAAGAACAGGCCGAGTCGGTGAAGGCAGTTTGTGAGCGACATCAAGCCCGGGATGTTCGTCGGGCAAAAGATGATGCGGAGCGCGCGCTGTTGTGGAAGGGACGCAAGACGGCGTTCGCGTCGCTGGGGCGGATTACGCCGGCATACTACTCGCAGGACGTGGTGGTGCCGAGGACAAAGATTCCGGAGATCCTGCGATTCATCGAAGGGATCAGCAAGAAGTACAACCAGCGGATCGGCAACATCTTTCATGCGGGAGATGGAAACCTGCATCCGGCGATCATGTTCGACCTGCGAGACCCGGCACAGGTAGAACGGACGCACCAGGCAGGATTCGACATCTGTGCGCAGTGCATCAAGATGGGCGGAACGATCACGGGTGAACATGGCGTCGGGATGGAGAAGCAGGCGCTGATGTCGCTGCTGTTCACGGAAGACGATCTTGATGTGATGAAGCGGCTACATGACGCCTTCAACCCGGAAGGAACGATGAATCCGCAGAAGGTGTTTCCGATGACACGTGGCTGCCGCGAGGGAGTGGTATCGACCGTACGTCCTCCGGAAGTGGTGGCGGAGGTGGCCGGATGA
- a CDS encoding glycosyltransferase family 39 protein: MWIVLIGFLLRVGFMLAAHTYRPKATDGTFGIGWEMGRIAQSLAEGKGYSSPFQDPTGTTAWEPPAYPFLIAGVFKVFGVYTPLSAIILLTINSAFSALTVLPVFFLALRSFNLKIAKWSAWTWGVFPYAGYWAVKWVWETAITTFLVTVLALITMRLAEGRRKREWALWGALWGVLALTNSSVLSLVPCFGLWVVYQLHRQKKAWFVPAVISGVLFFAMITPWLVRNHRVFGEPVFLRTNLGAELRFGNGPGAMGLWMWYVHPTQNKIEFQRYKEMGELAYVKERKREAMAWIKANPGAFAHATAARMTYFWTNAPWTGWFMDARNVFFFTTSILGFMGLILMWKQRRRAWFVYGAAMLIYPVVYYFVFPHPRYRAPIEPLMAILIVFLISQSSNLQRKHPELRDSEV, translated from the coding sequence ATGTGGATTGTGCTGATCGGCTTTCTGCTGCGGGTGGGCTTCATGCTGGCCGCGCATACGTATCGCCCGAAGGCGACAGATGGGACGTTCGGGATTGGCTGGGAGATGGGGCGGATTGCGCAGTCGCTGGCGGAGGGCAAGGGGTATTCGAGTCCGTTCCAAGATCCGACGGGGACGACGGCGTGGGAACCTCCAGCATATCCGTTTCTGATTGCCGGCGTGTTTAAGGTCTTTGGGGTTTATACACCGCTGTCGGCGATCATCCTGCTGACAATTAACAGCGCGTTCTCGGCGCTGACGGTGCTGCCGGTATTCTTCCTGGCGCTACGAAGCTTCAATCTGAAGATTGCGAAATGGTCGGCGTGGACATGGGGTGTATTTCCCTACGCCGGCTATTGGGCCGTGAAGTGGGTATGGGAGACGGCGATCACGACGTTTCTCGTGACAGTGCTGGCGCTCATCACAATGCGATTGGCGGAGGGACGCCGGAAACGCGAGTGGGCGTTGTGGGGAGCGCTGTGGGGTGTATTGGCGCTGACGAATTCTTCGGTGCTGTCGCTGGTGCCGTGTTTCGGACTGTGGGTGGTTTATCAGTTGCATCGGCAAAAGAAGGCGTGGTTCGTGCCAGCGGTGATTTCGGGAGTGCTGTTCTTCGCGATGATTACGCCGTGGCTGGTGAGGAACCATCGCGTGTTCGGCGAACCGGTCTTCCTGCGGACTAACCTGGGAGCGGAACTTCGATTTGGAAACGGGCCGGGTGCGATGGGCTTGTGGATGTGGTACGTGCATCCGACGCAGAACAAGATCGAATTCCAGCGCTATAAAGAGATGGGCGAACTCGCTTATGTGAAAGAACGCAAACGCGAGGCAATGGCATGGATTAAGGCGAATCCCGGAGCGTTTGCGCATGCGACGGCGGCGCGGATGACTTACTTCTGGACGAACGCGCCGTGGACCGGATGGTTCATGGATGCGCGAAATGTGTTTTTCTTCACGACATCAATCCTGGGCTTCATGGGCCTGATTCTGATGTGGAAACAACGGCGGCGAGCCTGGTTCGTGTATGGCGCTGCGATGCTGATTTATCCGGTTGTGTACTACTTTGTGTTCCCGCATCCGCGTTACCGGGCACCGATCGAGCCGCTGATGGCGATACTCATCGTTTTCCTGATCAGTCAGAGTAGTAATTTGCAGCGAAAGCATCCGGAATTGCGCGATTCAGAGGTGTAG
- a CDS encoding VCBS repeat-containing protein, with protein sequence MSLPSTPLRFLSLTALLIAFCFMAAASAQTFAPAVPYAANAGNKLVRADFNNDGHQDLLTVSGSQGTILFGDGTGVFSRRDFDPGVTLTQLFAVDANGDGKVDIIGVSGTSSAPQIAVLLGNGDGTFQPARLIDAGTKSISIAVADFNRDGKIDIAAGSITGDPQQTPPPNTVSVYYGDGTGNFALGLTMNNVGIPKPFPESYCTGYQLTQISATDLNGDGWPDIAFIAGGAGCDVELGDIYGLYNNGNGTFTGKDITGLSVPRELGTGDYDQNGAHDLAVPYSGCHTPCQGLNLYLNPAPSPTSTLSVPLPTAIGYAESSSYNSPVIADFNNDGRNDVVYGLYAYAYGGSYNGDTYGVAFATQNADGTLAPGAFLQTQGGAPSSIVVGDFNEDGKLDVAGTLGGQVFVWLNTTADAQACAPGGDRTIHVCSPGTTSSTDDVRFLATPRSNQPISGMKVYVDNVGYFATDQDRLSARLKLSAGSHNIVVKAWDTQGPFSTSFTLNVTGTSGGSCPAGADRTVNLCSPQNGATLTSPVKVLATARSDQGLSDLQLYIDYKLVMRTGPGVSTIDQDVIFTSGTHFVEVKGWDKTGAFSSSASFTVSGGSSGGCTATADRTVNICQPANGSSVGSPVRVLAGLRSDAGIVDAQIYVDSTLVYHSGSATSTVDQSLSMSAGTHRITVKGWDKYGAFSSSVTISVTGNGQTTCTTSTDRSVNLCQPADGATVSSPVRVYAALRSSAGITAAQIYLDGSVVWQGPSGTTLVDKSLTIGVGSHRITVKGWDKYGSFMDTANITVQ encoded by the coding sequence ATGTCTTTGCCTTCCACACCACTCCGTTTCCTGTCGCTCACTGCTCTTTTAATCGCCTTCTGTTTCATGGCGGCAGCCTCTGCCCAAACCTTCGCTCCAGCAGTCCCGTACGCTGCCAATGCTGGCAATAAGCTCGTACGCGCCGACTTCAACAACGACGGTCATCAAGACCTCTTAACCGTATCCGGCTCTCAGGGCACCATCCTGTTCGGCGACGGAACCGGTGTCTTCTCGCGGCGTGACTTCGACCCGGGAGTTACTCTTACACAGCTCTTCGCCGTCGACGCCAACGGCGATGGCAAAGTCGATATCATCGGTGTTAGCGGCACTAGCTCCGCTCCCCAGATCGCCGTCCTTCTCGGAAATGGAGATGGCACCTTCCAGCCCGCTCGCCTCATCGACGCCGGAACCAAGTCCATTTCTATCGCCGTCGCCGATTTCAACCGTGACGGCAAGATCGATATTGCTGCCGGTTCCATCACTGGCGATCCCCAGCAGACTCCTCCTCCGAATACCGTTTCTGTTTACTATGGCGACGGAACCGGCAACTTCGCTCTAGGCCTGACCATGAACAATGTCGGCATCCCGAAGCCGTTTCCTGAAAGCTATTGCACCGGATACCAGCTTACCCAGATCAGCGCCACCGACCTCAACGGCGATGGTTGGCCCGACATCGCCTTCATCGCTGGCGGCGCCGGCTGCGACGTCGAGCTCGGCGACATCTACGGCCTCTATAACAACGGCAACGGCACCTTCACCGGCAAAGACATTACGGGACTTTCCGTACCGCGCGAACTCGGAACTGGTGATTACGATCAGAACGGCGCGCATGACCTCGCCGTCCCATATTCCGGCTGCCACACTCCTTGCCAGGGCTTGAACCTATACCTGAACCCGGCCCCCTCGCCTACTTCCACACTATCCGTCCCGCTTCCCACGGCAATCGGCTACGCGGAATCGTCATCGTATAACTCTCCTGTCATCGCAGACTTCAACAATGACGGGCGAAACGACGTCGTTTACGGCCTGTACGCCTACGCTTACGGAGGTAGTTATAACGGCGACACATATGGCGTCGCTTTTGCTACTCAGAACGCCGATGGAACTCTGGCGCCTGGAGCATTTCTCCAAACTCAGGGAGGTGCCCCGTCGTCGATTGTCGTCGGCGACTTCAATGAGGATGGCAAACTCGATGTCGCGGGCACTCTCGGCGGCCAGGTTTTCGTCTGGCTGAACACCACCGCCGACGCGCAGGCTTGCGCTCCCGGTGGCGACCGCACCATTCACGTCTGCTCACCGGGTACAACGTCATCCACCGACGATGTCCGCTTCCTGGCCACGCCGCGCTCCAACCAGCCGATCTCCGGCATGAAGGTTTATGTCGATAATGTCGGGTACTTCGCCACCGACCAGGATCGCCTCAGTGCGCGCCTGAAGCTCTCCGCCGGCTCCCACAACATTGTCGTCAAGGCCTGGGACACCCAGGGGCCGTTCAGTACCTCATTCACCCTCAACGTGACCGGTACCAGCGGGGGCTCGTGTCCTGCCGGAGCCGACCGTACTGTGAACCTCTGCTCGCCGCAGAATGGCGCCACCCTCACCAGCCCCGTTAAGGTTCTCGCGACTGCGCGTTCCGATCAGGGCTTAAGTGATCTTCAGCTCTACATCGACTACAAGCTGGTGATGAGGACTGGCCCCGGGGTCAGCACCATCGACCAGGACGTAATCTTCACCTCCGGCACTCATTTCGTCGAAGTAAAGGGCTGGGACAAAACTGGCGCCTTCAGCAGCAGCGCGAGTTTCACCGTTTCCGGCGGCAGCAGTGGAGGTTGCACCGCGACTGCCGACCGCACCGTAAACATCTGTCAACCGGCCAACGGTTCATCCGTGGGAAGTCCGGTCCGCGTGCTTGCCGGCCTCCGTTCCGACGCAGGTATCGTTGACGCCCAGATCTACGTCGACAGCACGCTCGTGTATCACAGCGGATCTGCAACCAGCACCGTCGACCAGAGTCTTTCCATGAGCGCGGGTACGCACCGCATCACCGTAAAAGGCTGGGACAAGTACGGCGCATTCAGTTCGTCCGTCACCATTTCAGTCACCGGCAATGGTCAAACCACCTGTACCACCAGCACGGATCGCTCCGTCAACCTCTGCCAGCCTGCCGATGGCGCAACCGTGTCTTCTCCCGTAAGGGTGTACGCCGCGCTTCGCTCCTCCGCGGGTATCACAGCCGCGCAGATATACCTCGATGGATCCGTTGTCTGGCAAGGTCCATCTGGAACAACCCTGGTCGACAAGTCACTGACGATCGGTGTGGGCAGCCACCGCATCACCGTGAAGGGATGGGACAAATACGGCTCCTTCATGGACACTGCCAACATCACCGTCCAGTAG